The following coding sequences lie in one Alloacidobacterium dinghuense genomic window:
- the nuoE gene encoding complex I 24 kDa subunit family protein, giving the protein MSTPQTTIFSPATAARFDRLVALYPVKRSALVPMLLYAQDEVGYISDAVVAEVAQRVGITELDVRNVLTYYSMLRTKPIGKYNVQVCTNISCMLRDGYGILEHCKKRLGIEHKGTTSDGLFSLEEVECIGACCWAPAIQINYDFYDELTPDKMDQILEDYKAGRGKETV; this is encoded by the coding sequence ATGAGTACACCTCAAACCACGATTTTTTCACCGGCCACGGCGGCTCGTTTCGACCGTTTGGTGGCGTTGTATCCGGTGAAGCGCTCGGCGCTTGTGCCTATGCTGCTTTATGCGCAGGACGAGGTGGGCTACATTTCGGATGCCGTCGTTGCCGAGGTAGCACAGCGCGTCGGAATCACCGAACTCGATGTACGCAACGTGCTGACTTATTACTCAATGCTGCGGACGAAGCCAATCGGCAAGTACAACGTGCAGGTTTGCACCAACATCTCCTGCATGCTGCGCGATGGCTATGGCATCCTCGAACATTGCAAGAAGAGGCTCGGTATCGAGCATAAGGGAACCACGTCGGACGGCCTGTTCTCTCTGGAAGAGGTCGAGTGCATCGGCGCATGTTGCTGGGCTCCAGCGATCCAAATCAATTACGACTTCTATGACGAGCTGACACCAGACAAGATGGACCAGATTCTCGAGGATTACAAAGCGGGCCGTGGAAAGGAGACCGTATAA